A region from the Aegilops tauschii subsp. strangulata cultivar AL8/78 chromosome 5, Aet v6.0, whole genome shotgun sequence genome encodes:
- the LOC109745900 gene encoding obtusifoliol 14-alpha demethylase isoform X1 yields the protein MLSVLTSFLCFLCAALRTAQIYDAHNPLCRDILRPNNNMDLASLTAVWWAVALLFITVLVTKISRARVTTVDLHRTTGQLPPLVNGVALLKLLPTLLNKGLPAMVNDLYVKYGSVFMVSSFGVKVTLLIGPEVTAHFFQGLESEISHGNLFEFTVPMFGEAVGYGRDTATRTEQMRFHIEALRPSRLRSHVYPMLQEVEGYFAKWGEEGIVDLKLEFEKLLMLISSRCLLGKEVRENMFDEVYTLFHEIEDNGVTLISFLFPYLPTPANRKRDKARIRLTQILSDVVDSRKNSGRVEDDTLQKLIDSKYKDGRPTTVEEVVGLIIGLLFAGKHTSSHTSTWTAACLLSHPTFLRAAIEEQQQISSKYKDMGLDYNAFIEMDTLHRCIKEALRKHPPTPMLVRRAHKQFMVKTKEGKEYDIPQDHIVATPTIVTNNISYIYKDPQVYDPCRFGPERREDKVGGKFSYTSFSGGRHICTGEAYAYMQLKVIWSHLLRNFELELISPFPKTDWSKFLPEPQGKLLVKYKRNGILQSLN from the exons ATGTTAAGTGTCCTTACCTCCTTCCTGTGTTTTCTATGTGCGGCGCTGAGGACGGCTCAAATTTATGATGCTCACAACCCTCTTTGCCGAGACATATTGAG GCCAAATAACAACATGGACTTAGCAAGTCTCACCGCAGTGTGGTGGGCTGTGGCTCTTCTTTTCATCACCGTGTTAGTCACCAAGATTTCAAGAGCAAGAGTCACCACCGTTGATCTACATCGTACAACAGGTCAACTTCCTCCCCTGGTGAATGGAGTTGCTCTCCTAAAACTATTACCTACCCTTTTGAACAAGGGTCTACCGGCAATGGTGAATGATCTATATGTCAAATATGGCAGTGTATTCATGGTAAGTTCATTTGGAGTGAAGGTAACACTCTTGATCGGGCCAGAGGTGACGGCTCATTTCTTCCAAGGTCTGGAGTCGGAGATTAGCCACGGTAATCTGTTTGAGTTCACTGTGCCCATGTTTGGTGAAGCAGTGGGTTATGGCAGAGATACCGCCACCCGAACTGAACAAATGCGCTTCCATATCGAAGCACTGAGACCATCAAGGTTGAGGAGCCATGTTTATCCCATGCTTCAAGAAGTGGAG GGTTACTTTGCAAAATGGGGAGAGGAAGGCATTGTTGATCTAAAGCTTGAGTTCGAGAAGttactcatgttgatctcaagCAGATGTTTGCTCGGAAAAGAGGTTCGGGAGAACATGTTTGATGAAGTCTACACACTTTTTCACGAGATTGAAGATAATGGTGTGACCTTGATTAGCTTCTTGTTCCCATATCTCCCAACTCCAGCAAACCGGAAGCGAGATAAAGCACGCATCAGGCTAACACAAATCCTTTCTGATGTCGTCGATTCCCGTAAGAACTCCGGCAGAGTTGAGGATGATACATTGCAGAAATTGATCGACTCTAAGTACAAAGATGGTCGCCCTACAACGGTAGAAGAGGTAGTCGGGCTAATCATTGGCCTGTTGTTTGCTGGAAAACACACCAGCTCTCACACTAGTACTTGGACTGCAGCTTGTTTACTCAGCCATCCAACTTTCTTGAGAGCTGCCATTGAGGAGCAACAACAAATCAGTAGCAAATACAAGGACATGGGGCTAGACTACAATGCATTTATAGAGATGGATACACTACATAGATGCATCAAGGAGGCGCTAAGGAAGCATCCTCCAACACCAATGCTGGTCCGCAGGGCACATAAGCAATTCATGGTGAAGACGAAAGAGGGCAAAGAATATGACATCCCGCAAGACCACATCGTAGCAACTCCTACTATAGTGACTAATAACATCTCTTATATCTATAAGGACCCTCAGGTATATGATCCATGCCGGTTTGGCCCCGAAAGAAGAGAGGACAAAGTTGGTGGCAAGTTCTCTTACACGTCATTTAGTggtggaagacacatttgcaccgGGGAGGCCTATGCTTACATGCAACTTAAAGTGATATGGAGCCATTTGCTGAGGAACTTTGAGCTCGAATTGATCTCCCCTTTCCCCAAGACAGACTGGAGCAAGTTCTTGCCAGAGCCACAAGGAAAACTACTCGTAAAATATAAGAGGAATGGCATTTTGCAGTCACTTAATTAG
- the LOC109745900 gene encoding obtusifoliol 14-alpha demethylase isoform X2, which translates to MIWPNNNMDLASLTAVWWAVALLFITVLVTKISRARVTTVDLHRTTGQLPPLVNGVALLKLLPTLLNKGLPAMVNDLYVKYGSVFMVSSFGVKVTLLIGPEVTAHFFQGLESEISHGNLFEFTVPMFGEAVGYGRDTATRTEQMRFHIEALRPSRLRSHVYPMLQEVEGYFAKWGEEGIVDLKLEFEKLLMLISSRCLLGKEVRENMFDEVYTLFHEIEDNGVTLISFLFPYLPTPANRKRDKARIRLTQILSDVVDSRKNSGRVEDDTLQKLIDSKYKDGRPTTVEEVVGLIIGLLFAGKHTSSHTSTWTAACLLSHPTFLRAAIEEQQQISSKYKDMGLDYNAFIEMDTLHRCIKEALRKHPPTPMLVRRAHKQFMVKTKEGKEYDIPQDHIVATPTIVTNNISYIYKDPQVYDPCRFGPERREDKVGGKFSYTSFSGGRHICTGEAYAYMQLKVIWSHLLRNFELELISPFPKTDWSKFLPEPQGKLLVKYKRNGILQSLN; encoded by the exons ATGATATG GCCAAATAACAACATGGACTTAGCAAGTCTCACCGCAGTGTGGTGGGCTGTGGCTCTTCTTTTCATCACCGTGTTAGTCACCAAGATTTCAAGAGCAAGAGTCACCACCGTTGATCTACATCGTACAACAGGTCAACTTCCTCCCCTGGTGAATGGAGTTGCTCTCCTAAAACTATTACCTACCCTTTTGAACAAGGGTCTACCGGCAATGGTGAATGATCTATATGTCAAATATGGCAGTGTATTCATGGTAAGTTCATTTGGAGTGAAGGTAACACTCTTGATCGGGCCAGAGGTGACGGCTCATTTCTTCCAAGGTCTGGAGTCGGAGATTAGCCACGGTAATCTGTTTGAGTTCACTGTGCCCATGTTTGGTGAAGCAGTGGGTTATGGCAGAGATACCGCCACCCGAACTGAACAAATGCGCTTCCATATCGAAGCACTGAGACCATCAAGGTTGAGGAGCCATGTTTATCCCATGCTTCAAGAAGTGGAG GGTTACTTTGCAAAATGGGGAGAGGAAGGCATTGTTGATCTAAAGCTTGAGTTCGAGAAGttactcatgttgatctcaagCAGATGTTTGCTCGGAAAAGAGGTTCGGGAGAACATGTTTGATGAAGTCTACACACTTTTTCACGAGATTGAAGATAATGGTGTGACCTTGATTAGCTTCTTGTTCCCATATCTCCCAACTCCAGCAAACCGGAAGCGAGATAAAGCACGCATCAGGCTAACACAAATCCTTTCTGATGTCGTCGATTCCCGTAAGAACTCCGGCAGAGTTGAGGATGATACATTGCAGAAATTGATCGACTCTAAGTACAAAGATGGTCGCCCTACAACGGTAGAAGAGGTAGTCGGGCTAATCATTGGCCTGTTGTTTGCTGGAAAACACACCAGCTCTCACACTAGTACTTGGACTGCAGCTTGTTTACTCAGCCATCCAACTTTCTTGAGAGCTGCCATTGAGGAGCAACAACAAATCAGTAGCAAATACAAGGACATGGGGCTAGACTACAATGCATTTATAGAGATGGATACACTACATAGATGCATCAAGGAGGCGCTAAGGAAGCATCCTCCAACACCAATGCTGGTCCGCAGGGCACATAAGCAATTCATGGTGAAGACGAAAGAGGGCAAAGAATATGACATCCCGCAAGACCACATCGTAGCAACTCCTACTATAGTGACTAATAACATCTCTTATATCTATAAGGACCCTCAGGTATATGATCCATGCCGGTTTGGCCCCGAAAGAAGAGAGGACAAAGTTGGTGGCAAGTTCTCTTACACGTCATTTAGTggtggaagacacatttgcaccgGGGAGGCCTATGCTTACATGCAACTTAAAGTGATATGGAGCCATTTGCTGAGGAACTTTGAGCTCGAATTGATCTCCCCTTTCCCCAAGACAGACTGGAGCAAGTTCTTGCCAGAGCCACAAGGAAAACTACTCGTAAAATATAAGAGGAATGGCATTTTGCAGTCACTTAATTAG
- the LOC141023245 gene encoding obtusifoliol 14-alpha demethylase-like has translation MDLTSLTAMWWAIALLFITVLATKITRARITNIDPQRTTGQLPPMVNGLALLGLLPTLLKKGLPPMVNYLYVNYGSVFTVSCFGVIKVTLLIGPEATTHFFQGLESEISHGNLLEFTVPMFGKAVGYGRDTATRMEQMRFHSEALRASRLRSHVSPMLQEVEDFFAKWGEKGVVDLKLEFEQLLMLISG, from the exons ATGGACTTGACAAGTCTCACTGCCATGTGGTGGGCCATAGCTCTTCTTTTCATTACTGTATTGGCCACCAAGATCACAAGAGCAAGAATCACCAACATTGATCCACAGCGTACAACAGGCCAACTTCCACCCATGGTGAATGGACTTGCTCTCCTAGGATTATTACCTACCCTTCTGAAGAAGGGTCTACCACCTATGGTCAATTATCTATATGTTAACTATGGCAGTGTCTTCACTGTAAGTTGCTTTGGAGTGATCAAGGTAACACTCTTGATCGGGCCAGAGGCGACGACTCATTtcttccaaggtttggagtcagAGATTAGCCATGGTAATCTGCTTGAGTTCACAGTGCCCATGTTTGGCAAGGCAGTTGGTTATGGTAGAGATACCGCCACCCGAATGGAACAAATGCGCTTCCACAGTGAAGCACTGAGGGCATCCAGGTTAAGGAGCCATGTTTCTCCAATGCTTCAAGAAGTGGAG GATTTCTTTGCAAAGTGGGGAGAGAAAGGCGTAGTTGATCTAAAGCTTGAGTTCGAGCAGCTACTTATGTTGATATCAGGCTGA
- the LOC123493873 gene encoding obtusifoliol 14-alpha demethylase: MFDEVYTLFREIEKGVTLISFLFPYLPTPANWQRDRARIRLTEILSNVVESRKSSGRVEEDTLQKLIDSKYKDGRPTTVEEVVGLIIGLLFAGKHTSSHTSTWTGARLLSHPAFLRAAIEEQHQVAKKYKDGLEYNAFLEMDTLHNCIKEALRKNPATPLLVRRVHKRFTVQTKEGQQYDIPQDYIVATPTIVNNNIPYIYTDPQVYDPNRFGPERREDKVGGKFSYTSFGGGRHVCTGEAYAYMQLKVIWSHLLRNFDLELVSPFPNTDWSKFLPDPQGKLLVRYTRNGI; encoded by the coding sequence ATGTTTGATGAAGTCTACACACTTTTTCGCGAGATCGAAAAGGGTGTGACCTTGATCAGCTTCTTGTTCCCATATCTCCCAACTCCAGCAAACTGGCAGCGTGATAGGGCGCGTATAAGGCTAACAGAGATCCTCTCTAATGTTGTCGAGTCCCGTAAGAGCTCCGGGCGAGTGGAGGAGGACACGCTGCAGAAACTGATTGACTCCAAGTACAAAGATGGTCGCCCTACAACAGTAGAAGAGGTAGTCGGGTTGATCATTGGCTTGCTGTTTGCTGGAAAACACACCAGCTCTCATACTAGTACTTGGACTGGAGCTCGTCTTCTCAGCCATCCAGCCTTCTTAAGAGCTGCCATTGAGGAGCAACATCAAGTCGCCAAGAAATACAAGGACGGACTAGAATACAATGCCTTCTTAGAGATGGATACGCTGCATAATTGCATCAAGGAGGCGCTGCGGAAGAACCCTGCGACACCACTGCTGGTTCGCAGGGTCCATAAGCGCTTCACGGTGCAGACGAAAGAAGGCCAACAATATGACATCCCGCAGGACTACATCGTAGCAACTCCTACTATAGTAAACAACAATATCCCTTACATTTATACGGACCCTCAGGTGTATGATCCAAATCGGTTTGGCCCCGAAAGAAGAGAGGACAAAGTGGGTGGCAAGTTCTCTTACACATCATTTGGTGGTGGAAGGCACGTTTGCACCGGAGAGGCTTATGCTTACATGCAACTCAAAGTGATATGGAGCCATTTGCTGAGGAACTTTGATCTCGAATTGGTCTCTCCCTTCCCTAACACAGACTGGAGCAAGTTCTTGCCAGATCCACAGGGAAAATTACTCGTGAGATATACGAGAAATGGAATTTAA